GCATAATGACATCATCACTTGCATGCATTATACATTATTGGCTAGGGTCAAAATgcataataatataaaatggTGTAAGATGTGGTACCATATATATGATACTATACTACCCAACCATTCAGCAGACagatatattataaataaaagcATGAGGACGCATGTCAACAAATCTAAGAAATGTCAGAAcacatggtttacatgtataaatcagacAGTGATGATTGAGAACCAGGTAACCAGGATCTGGGCGTGCTACATGTCAGCAATGAGAAACAGGTAACAACGAACATCATACGTTCAAATGTCAATAACTGGAAATATATGATGCTGTGCAAGACAAATAGAACATGCACATCACATAGTCTCTGTCCTGCctacaaagtttcatgaaaatccaATCACAAGCGCAGGAGGAGATGCGCTGATAAGGAGTCACTATCTATTCCCCGATTCTATGTtgaaagggcaataactctagAAATAATTGATGCCATGCAACTTAAATAACACATGATGATCTTCACCGAGTCTCGGTCATGCCAACTAAGTTTCATCAAAGACCAATCGAAACTGTAGGAGATACAAGTCCTGATTTCATATTTAAAGGGCAACAACTCTTGAAATAATTGATGTGACAAAACCGAAATGGCACATATGCATCCTGACATCTCTAACAAGCCTACAAGTAACAACTTAAATAGCTCACCCTCACTGTTTCTGGGTCATCCcaattatattattaaaatcCAATTAAAACTGTGGGAAAAGATGTGTTGACAAAAAAAACGATTATGGACAGGCTCTGATCACCTAATTATAtgcctcaaaataaaaatggaatttGGAAAATAGTTTTGTGCCTGGTTGATTTCACAAATATTACTATATTTATTGCTATCAATGTCAAGGCATGGGAAGATACATTGCATGATTAACTTCGACATGGATGAATATGCGATTTTGTTCAAATCTGTTAACAAATACTGCACCTGCCCTAAAAATCTCCACCACTCGATACATGCATTTTCTTGATACATGGCAAAATAAAGTTCATAGCTTATGTCTTTATTACTGAAACTTTGTTACAATTTTAAGTAGGATTTCGTCCTGCCTTCCAAGCCAACCTCAGAACACCTTTTCAACATGAACAGAACACTCTGAATCAGGCAAAACGAGGAGCTTAGTCTTAGATGAAAGTTCAGTCAGTGTTTAATATAATGGTGTTAGCTTTCAAGTGATGTAAGTCTTACAATATCCAGGATTTCTGACAAGTCTCTTCTCATGGCATACGCATCTTCCCCATCTGCATAATACTTGGGCTCAATTTCACTTATCCTGTCAATCAAACACATGCACCAAAACTAGTTCATAAATTAGTTTCCTCTACTTAAGTGAGGTTTTGAAAATCAAGTCAATTTCTTAGGATATCCTGAGTGTACCAATAGAATAGAGAAAATTATGTGCAGTGACATATATGCCCTATGCCAAATAATTAAGCTTCACAAAAGTATGGTTAATTtcattccaaaaaaaataataatttaaaacacCTTTTATGCCAATTTTTTAATTTAGTCATCAACTGCAGCAAAAGGCCAGGCTATCTCTCCACAAAACATCCTGACACACACAAGTAGCTGTTACCATTGAACTAATGCTTCGTCTTTACAAAACACTTGATTAGATTGAGCAACTAGCTGAATACTCACGAAAATTTGAGTGTTTCTGTGTAGAGATGTAGTGCTGCTCTATTACTTTTTCTCACATGTAGAGATACATATTGGGCATTAAAACATTCCACCATTGCTCTTGAGGCCTGATCCATTAACTTCTGTGCTAGACCAAGCCTTCTGTGTGATCGCTTCACTGCCTagtaaatacacacatgtaggaaGAGACCGATGAGTCACCATGCTCAGGCATTAACATGAATGATCGCatcattattatgaaaattattatgaaaacatATGAGTATGTCAGGAAAGCCTTACTAAAAAATTCACAAGATCTGCATGATAACaacagataatttatttatttgtctggagttttacgctgaactcaagagtacttcacttatataGTACgccggcgaccagcattatggtgggggaaaaccgAGCACAGTCCAGGGAAAACACATTAACATCCGCAGAAtggctggaagactttcccacacatggccggagaggaagccagcattagctggacttaaATTCACAATGGCCTATACCTTATTCTGCTATTAATTTGAATGATTAATTACAGGTATTATTAAGATAATTACACTGCATTTGAAAATCTCtccttttttctctcttttatcaaataaaaatattagaGGTAATGCACAGCCTAGGCACTTCTATATCTGGGACAATttttgacccaggagtctctcaccaatgcggtggctgagagttcaagtccagctcatgctgacttcctctccagccgaaagtgggaaggtctgtcagcaacctgcggatagtcatgggttccccccgggctctgcccggtttccttccaccataatgctggccgccgtcgtatagatgaaatattcttgagtacggtgtaaaataccaatcaaataaataaataaataaacaatttttgcTTCCAGATGACAAGTGATCATTACAATCAGAAACACTCAGTTTCATGTGCAACTGTAGTTCATTACTGCCTTACAAAGAGACTCAATTCCAGCacatactttatatttataaGCATGATGGATTAATAAATGAGCAAAGTTAGTAATTCTAATAAGGAAAAGGTAACAATGAACTAACCAGCGATGTGATGTGACCATGTGGAACTGAATCTTCGGGGTCTTCTTCCCTGAAATATCAAATACATTACcgatacatgtaatactgcaGTTTGTGGACAACAAAGTCTCAAGTACACTACAACATACCATTATATGGTATAGTAGTAATTGTGCTAAAAAATACAGTTCCTTGGTAAACTTCAGTGTGTTGCTTGTTATTACAAGTTTCAATTTGATAGAAATTTCCTTGttaatatgactgaataatgaAGCAAATCAATAATATTAGCCCAAAATGACCACAAAGGAAGacataaataatatatgtacaaattggTTACTTTCAagatctatttatatagtatttcAATATTTGGCAGTTTACCCATCTTTAAGAAAAATATGAGACAAAGATTCAAGGATGATAATCTTTGCATTTTATCAACATACTTACATTTTTGCTAAAACATATCCAACAATTTTCCCATCATCATCTTCTGCGACATAAGATAGCTGAAAATTATGAAACATGAAGATGactatatttaataaaaatagtTGTTAAAAACCAAAGTTATAAAGCACTCACTGgttcattgtttatttcctttttatttatgCAGTAGAGCTCAAACTAAgttgacatatatatacatgcaggttaatgtacctgtatatttgtCGCTGTCAAAGAGCTGTGTGCTTTCAATCAGTAGAGGGAAAAAATATCTTCTATTCATGGAACATGAACTGAACATGGCCATAATGTTTCATGTCCTCTCCACTCGCATGACAAGTTGCTTAACACTGCTGCGTAACACAACGCCAGGGTAGTTTTGGAATTTCTCCTGTCAACTAGGATTTACATTAATATCttaatttcttttcttaaaaatcTCCAAGGCCTATAACATTTGCTTCCTTGTTTCCCATCAGAATATTTTGCGAGATAGGGGGTATGTGAGCGGCagaacaattttaaaatatctttcATCTTTGGAATGACTTTAACAGAGAACACATTAATGCTAGCCTAACTTTGGCAAATGACATTATGGACCAACATTTTATACACCGAAACTACACACATCTGACATATTATGACACATTTGCGTTAATAACTAAAGATTCTCTAAACTACATCACCGGTACAACAATAAATCTGAATACAGTAGTACAGCTGGCCAATATTCCAACTTACTGTACTAAAGGACAATCTTACCTGTGGCCAGGAAAGTCCATGAtagaaataatatttcatttgatagTTTTCTGGTAAACATAGCAAGTTACAGTGTTGCATGTTCATCAGGTCTTCAGGCTGGAAAAGATAACAGATCAGCCAGCTATGTAAATCATGaaaatgtctgtttgtttgaGCTGATACTAGTCTGAGTGCTAAATAAAAGATACACATTTCCGTCAAATGATGCCCAACACTCAGTTACTCGAACTGTTCATCCACCTACGAAACAAAATAACTTATTTTCCAAAGGTGAATTCAGAACACATTGGAAGTACCTgacagcgttgttgttgtagcattCATTTACGAGAGTGAGAAGATATTTTGAGATATTCTTCAAACCACTCGGCACTGCTCCTAAATTTACATGGAAGCCATCGTTAGACTGCCAAATTCCTTGACATTATTCGTACCTTTGCGTATCTGATGTTCATTTTGACACCAATCACTCTTCCTCGGGACAACGTGCTCCTTTCCCAAACCAATCGACAATGAaactaaggggagataatcatgCTCTCTTCACGGACGTCATAAATCACACATAGACCTCATAAACCGGTGGTTAATTAATGTGTCTTCATCAAGCGACATTGATTTTTATCAGTCACCCAAACCtgtcttattttgttttaatgatttGACATATTCTTAAACAGTTTAAATGAGTAACAACAACCATATTACGCTGGAGCAATTTGGACAAATATAGGTCTATTGCGAAGTGAAATTTGGATAGGCCTATCAGAAATTTGATTATCACGATAAGtcaaacattattttctttttctctgatCGCTCTTTCACCTTCAACTATATTTATGTAATGGGTTTTCAAACGTCATTTTGCTATGTTTTCTATCATTATATATGTAGTCCTACTTCAGTAttatttgtaggcctacatacaagCGCATTTACATCTCACGCCATGCAGCCCTTTTTGTCCGCTGTGTTcgattttgaatattttgtagGCCCTATAAAAATGTTATGCAAAGAACAGAGATGTATAAGTAGATctataaacaaaattttgcaaTGATAGACTAAATAGTATACGCTACCGTAAATATTATTAGAGTAGGCGAGATCGAACTGAGTTATTCTTTACACAAAAACGATTATTCATAGTAGGCCCGCTTTTTATAAGGCTAGCCCTAGAATTGTACTAAGTATCTCTGACCGATCCTCCTCCCGTCTATTCTAACctaaattcttttaaaattaatagcATCGATAGTTTGTCTAAATCGAAGACCAAAGCTGAATGTTTAACAGAGcatataaaagaaatgaaacattccATACTGTACTGATATTGTGGCATACAATGTATATCGCACACTTTTATCTGTGAAGGAAATGCTGATATTTCCACCGTGTATATAAACAGTAACCAGAGATCAACGTTTATCTCTACATTCAACCACCATTGTCGTGTTGTCCTACGTTTGAATGCACATGAGTACTCGCATAGACTTCCATAAAGTATTTCCATTCTACAGTGTACACATCGGGTCTCTACTCTCATGTATAAATTGTAAACACTCTCCATGTATGATTCCATACAATGACTTGTATCCATAGGCCTAGTTCATGAAAATGTGAGCTGGTGGATCGATGGAATGGGTGGGTACATTTGGAATTTGCTTTGGATGGTTTTGTAAATTTGCTCTGGTTTACAATCCCATGCCTATGACTATGATGGGCTTACAATATTGTATAAAAAGGTAAACATATGCATGGGAGAATCTGTGATGTTGTGGGCAAGTCTGTGACATTGTGGGCGAATCTGTGTCATCATGGGCGAGTCTGTGACATTATGGGCGAGTCTATGATCTGGTGGGTGAGTCTGTGATCTGGAAGATGAATTTTGTGACCTTGAGCGTTAGTCTGATACTGTGGGTGAGTCTGTAATGTTGTGGGTGAGTGTGATTTGGAGAGTGGTGGACCAGTCTGTGATCTGATAGGTGAGTCTGTAATCTTGTGAACGAATCATTAACTGGTTGGCAAATCTGTGGTTATAAGGGCTAGTCTTTGATCATACGGATGAGTCTGTAATGATCTTGTGGGTGAGGGTGATTTGCTTGATGTCTGTCATCTCTGTGATCCTCATCTGGCATTAACCGATCTTTGATCCTGGGGGTAAAATCTTTGGTCTTGTGGGTCTGTGGTCTGGAGGATGAGTTTGTGATCTTGTAGGAGAGTCTGTGATCATGTGATCTGGTGGGTGATCATGTGATCTGGTGGGTGATCATGTGATCTGGTTGGCAAATCTGTGATTGTGTGGGTGAATCTGTAATCTGGTAGGCGAGTATGTGATCTTGTGGGTGAGTTTGTGATCTGGTGGACAAGCCCGTGATCTGGTGGACAAGCCCATGATCTGGTGGGCGAGTCATTGATCTGGTAGACGGTTCTGTGATCTTGTGGGTGAATCTGAGATCTAGTGCCGGTTGGTGAGATCTTGTTGACAAGTCTGTGTTCTGATGGGTTAGTCTGTGAGTTGCTGGATGAGTGTGGTCTATAAGATGAGTTTGTGATCTTGTGGGTGAGTCTGTGATCTGGTGGGTGATCGTATGATCTGGTGGATGATCATATGATCTTTTGGGTGAGTCTGATTGTGTGGGTGAGTCTGTAATCTGGTAGGTGGATCTGTGATCTTGTGGGTGAGTTTGTGATCTGGTGGGCGAGTCTGATCTTTTGGGCAAGTCTGTGATTGGTTAGGCGAGTCTGTGGTCTGGTGAGCGAGTCTGTAATCTGTAGGTGAATGTAATCTGGTAGGTGAGTCTGGGATCTTGTAGGTGAATTTGTGACCTGGTGGACAAGTCTGTGATCTGGCAGGTGAGTCTGTGATCTGAGACGTGAGTCTgtgatgtatgtgtacatgtaggtgagtcTGTGATctgagctgtgagtctgtgatgtatgtgtacatgtaggtgagtcTGTGATCTGAGATGTGAGTCTGTGATGTAGGTGTAAATGTAGGTGAGTCTGTGATCTGAGATGTCAGTCTgtgatgtatgtgtacatgtaggtgagccTGTGATctgagctgtgagtctgtgatgtatgtgtacatgtaggtgagccGGTGATCTGGTGGTTGAGTTTGTGATCTGCTGTTAAGTCTGAAATCTGGTGGAGAAGTCTGTGATCTTGTGGGTGAGTGCAATCCGGTGACTGATCTTGTGGAGGAATTTGCCTTCTAGTAGGGAGATTTGAACTGGCCTGCGAGATTGGTCAAGTATGATATATGGTGGGGTGTACAATCTTGAGGCTAAATTTATAATCTGACTGATATTGTGGGTGGGTGTGGTGGTTGGATACATACCCCATAATGCTAGACTGCGTGATCTGCAGTGGATGAGCCTACATAGTATTGTTCTCTGATCTAGTGTGCTGTGTTGCGATCAGTTTAGAGAATAGTAATTTTCTGATTGGTAAGTCTTATCTCACACCACAATGATATTTCATGTAGTACCTTAATTGTACTTTGAATGGTTAGGGGTGACAGGGCAATTACAGGTTTACTCCTCAGTTgtcatggattttttttacatctgcaTGTCTattgtattgaattgaaactttgaATGTTAAATTGAGTTTAAGAATGTTTTGTCCATTGTGAACAATTTACGACCACTTTCGTCCTCTTTTGGACTGACAGTTTTCCAAACACTTTTTCAAAAgggttttcattttgaattgtAAACTGATATGTGACTTTACCATATCAAATTCTGGACTTACTTTGACTTTTGAGCcattttgtcaattttcaacaaaattttggcttttttttgttctgttgtattcATTGACATAGGTATTATTATGACTGCTTAAAGGATATGTAATGTGAAAGCAATACTTCCAAAAGGACTGTCTTACTCATGTCATATCAAGGTGGGAATGTTCACCAAACACTGTATGTCTTACTATTAAGACGGAAGTGTTTACAGAAATAATTAGACTATTATACAGTGAAGTTTGTAATGCATACTATTTTGGTGAAAGATGAATATGTTTTActttaacaatatttatggcATTAAATTTACAATTACAATAATTAGGAAATTAttagtacacatttttttcttacatcCTTTCACCTTTTTATAAACAAGGCAAAGCTGTTTTATCCCCAGTATTAAAATCTACTGTGTAGGCATAAAAAACTCGAACCCAGAAAATCTccatttgattattttattggaaagaaaataaatgtttctcaATGAAATGTAAAGCATTATTCCATTACATCAAAGTATGATTCATATAAACCAAGCTCAATGCTCAAACAGTTCTGTAAATGTGACATCAATCAGCATTATCCATAATACTGTTAAACCCAGTGCAAGTTGATAATAAAACCCAACATGACTAGTCATATGCAGGATAAACACAGACTAATCGCAATGCACAGGGTAGTTTGTCCATGatataacatacataaatacttcAAGCATTACAACTCTGTCTGGATAAATCATATCCTTACACATACTGAAGTTAAATTGTTTCCTTTAACACTTTGATTTTTTAATCAAGAAGGCTCACCTACAACAACAAGCATGGTAatataatgaaattaaatattacTTTACTCCAAAATGCATAAACCATTTTTTATCACAGCAAGTTAATAAATGGCatgtaatattacatgtacttctaaagTTCAACACCAGTATATTCAAATATATCTCAatacaaatttattaaatttcaaaagcaCTTCATGTCACAAAATTGTGAACTATATGATTAAGTTTTCTTCAAAAAGTATATTAGTAAAAGCAATATATTTTAATAGTACTT
Above is a window of Liolophura sinensis isolate JHLJ2023 chromosome 7, CUHK_Ljap_v2, whole genome shotgun sequence DNA encoding:
- the LOC135471295 gene encoding N-alpha-acetyltransferase 11-like; its protein translation is MNIRYAKPEDLMNMQHCNLLCLPENYQMKYYFYHGLSWPQLSYVAEDDDGKIVGYVLAKMEEDPEDSVPHGHITSLAVKRSHRRLGLAQKLMDQASRAMVECFNAQYVSLHVRKSNRAALHLYTETLKFSISEIEPKYYADGEDAYAMRRDLSEILDIHGQKAEVATTSSG